One window of Camelina sativa cultivar DH55 chromosome 4, Cs, whole genome shotgun sequence genomic DNA carries:
- the LOC104781552 gene encoding pentatricopeptide repeat-containing protein At3g56550-like produces MSEKAKVIVRMLQGCNSMNKLRKIHSHVIVNGLQHHPSIFDNLLRFCAVSVTGSLSYALLLFDRFNSSDPSTSAWNSLIRGFSISSSPHYSLLFYNRMLHSSVSRPDIFTFSFALKACERLRSIPKCLELHCSIIRSGFHAHAFVSTGLVRCYSANASLDTASKVFDEMPLRDLVSWNAMISCFSHAGLHHQALGMYKRMVNEGVCLDAYSLVALLSSCAHVSALNMGVMLHRIACDIRCESSVFVSNALIDMYAKCGSLENAVGVFNGMHKRDVLTWNSMIIGYGVHGYGVEAISFFRKMVASGVRPNAITFLGLLLGCSHQGLVNEGVEYFEIMSSQFHVIPNIKHYGCMVDLHGRAGQLAKALEMIHASSCHEDPVLWRTLLGSCKIHSNLELGEVAMKKLVQLKAFNAGDYVLMTSIYSAANDAQGFASMRKLIRRHDLRTVPGWSWIEIGDQVHKFVVDDKMHPESALIYSELREVTHRAILAGYKPEDSNRTAPTLSDRCLGSADTFHSEKLAIAYGLMRTPAGTTLRITKNLRVCRDCHSFT; encoded by the coding sequence atgaGCGAGAAAGCGAAAGTGATAGTGAGAATGCTACAAGGTTGCAACAGCATGAACAAGCTCCGTAAGATCCATTCTCATGTCATCGTCAATGGTCTCCAACACCATCCTTCCATCTTTGACAATCTCCTCCGCTTCTGCGCCGTCTCCGTCACCGGTTCTTTGTCTTACGCTCTGCTTCTCTTCGACCGTTTCAATTCTTCTGATCCATCGACTTCGGCTTGGAACTCCCTTATCCGTGGCTTCTCAATTTCCTCTTCTCCTCACTATTCGCTTCTCTTCTACAATCGAATGCTTCACTCCTCTGTTTCACGCCCCGATATCTTCACTTTCAGTTTTGCTCTCAAAGCCTGTGAGAGGCTACGCTCGATCCCGAAATGTTTGGAGCTTCACTGTTCGATTATTCGATCTGGGTTTCATGCTCATGCCTTTGTTTCCACCGGCCTCGTTCGTTGTTACTCTGCGAATGCGAGTCTTGATACTGCATCcaaagtgttcgacgaaatgcctctTAGAGATTTGGTTTCTTGGAACGCTATGATCTCTTGCTTTTCTCATGCTGGTTTGCATCATCAGGCGTTGGGTATGTACAAGCGAATGGTAAATGAAGGTGTGTGCCTCGACGCTTACTCGCTAGTTGCTTTGTTATCTTCTTGTGCTCACGTTAGTGCTTTGAATATGGGAGTTATGCTACACAGGATCGCCTGTGACATTCGATGTGAGAGTAGTGTCTTTGTGAGTAATGCTCTTATCGATATGTATGCAAAATGTGGTAGCCTTGAAAATGCTGTTGGTGTTTTTAATGGTATGCACAAGAGAGATGTCTTGACCTGGAACTCAATGATTATCGGGTATGGAGTTCATGGGTATGGCGTAGAGGCTATATCTTTTTTTAGAAAGATGGTTGCTTCTGGGGTTAGACCCAATGCCATTACATTCCTTGGGTTGTTGCTAGGTTGCAGTCATCAAGGTCTAGTTAACGAAGGAGTTGAGTATTTTGAAATCATGAGTTCACAGTTCCATGTGATCCCGAATATTAAACACTATGGATGCATGGTGGATCTCCATGGACGAGCAGGTCAGCTAGCAAAGGCCCTCGAGATGATACACGCGTCTTCCTGCCATGAAGATCCTGTATTATGGAGAACCTTGCTTGGCTCTTGCAAAATTCACAGTAATTTGGAATTAGGAGAAGTGGCCATGAAGAAATTGGTGCAGCTCAAGGCTTTCAATGCAGGGGATTATGTGCTTATGACTTCCATATATTCTGCAGCGAATGATGCGCAAGGTTTTGCTAGTATGCGAAAACTAATAAGACGTCATGATTTACGGACAGTTCCAGGCTGGAGCTGGATTGAGATTGGCGATCAAGTTCACAAATTTGTTGTTGATGACAAAATGCATCCAGAGTCTGCACTTATTTACTCAGAACTCAGAGAAGTAACCCATCGTGCCATTTTAGCTGGTTACAAGCCAGAGGACTCGAACAGAACTGCTCCTACTCTCTCTGATCGGTGTTTAGGATCTGCAGATACATTTCACAGTGAAAAATTGGCTATTGCATATGGATTGATGAGAACTCCTGCAGGAACAACTCTCCGGATCACAAAGAATCTGAGAGTTTGCAGAGATTGCCATTCTTTTACATAA
- the LOC104784116 gene encoding uncharacterized protein LOC104784116 encodes MSSSPSTRPCFPPGVNYRPKDLEVISLLGRKEDYLGENRDLLATLSIHLVNIYESNPEELSVNFKKANDTEWFFKSKRNKTGKDGKRQKRDAKGGYWHATVASKKIDAGQGLVGYKTALSYYVGKQPNGVKTSWLMHEYWIDQCPPSADDDVKDYSMCKIYQSTQAINKQKKAEEEENKKQRKVVQQQVQPPTVEYHQPHAPLDSYQPQPHHDIAYQQQHLFQPAPLDSYQPQPRDLAYQQQQQQQFWPGPLASYRTHQRQFWAARPDSHQLQPHYDSAYQQFIRMLEGDKQQQQPSLAPAPSPQGQDSRSGMVMTQEDGFFNPINELLNYEEGHGVVTEQKQQEQSAPILPPPPPQGHQLQPYYDFAYVQHQFLMTTTTLEEENVGVTQHEEQELSLPPPPPPQGYEDSRSKMAMTRLSNDNSTQEDLLDMSDEDKFFDVDALFSNEEEEDDMDKGHYLCGPQHNV; translated from the exons atgtcttcttctccttcgacgAGACCTTGCTTTCCACCAGGTGTCAACTATAGACCAAAGGACTTGGAGGTCATCTCGTTACTTGGACGGAAAGAAGACTACTTGGGCGAAAACAGAGACTTATTGGCCACCCTCTCTATACATCTCGTGAACATTTACGAGTCCAATCCTGAAGAACTTTCAG TGAACTTCAAGAAGGCTAATGATACAGAATGGTTCTTTAAATCGAAGAGGAACAAGACGGGTAAAGATGGCAAAAGGCAGAAACGTGACGCCAAAGGCGGATACTGGCACGCAACAGTTGCTTCCAAGAAGATTGACGCTGGGCAAGGCCTCGTTGGTTACAAAACCGCACTATCATACTACGTTGGGAAACAACCTAATGGCGTAAAAACTAGTTGGTTGATGCATGAATACTGGATTGATCAGTGTCCGCCTTCTGCTGATGATGACGTAAAG GACTATTCTATGTGCAAGATCTATCAGAGCACACAAGCAATAAATAAGCAGaagaaagcagaggaagaagagaataagaagcagaggaaggttGTGCAGCAGCAAGTGCAACCTCCTACTGTCGAGTATCATCAACCGCATGCCCCTTTGGATTCTTATCAACCGCAGCCTCATCATGATATTGcgtatcaacaacaacatctgtTTCAGCCAGCCCCGCTGGATTCTTACCAACCGCAGCCTCGTGATTTGGCGTatcaacaacagcagcagcagcagtttTGGCCAGGCCCGCTAGCTTCTTACCGGACGCATCAAAGGCAGTTTTGGGCAGCCCGGCCAGATTCACACCAACTGCAGCCTCATTATGATTCTGCATATCAGCAATTTATAAGAATGCTAGAGGGAGATAAGCAACAACAGCAGCCGAGTCTTGCTCCTGCTCCTTCTCCGCAGGGTCAAGATTCAAGATCCGGGATGGTGATGACCCAAGAAGACGGGTTCTTTAACCCCATCAATGAATTATTAAACTATGAGGAAGGTCATGGTGTCGTAACTGAGCAGAAACAGCAAGAGCAAAGTGCACCGattctccctcctcctcctcctcaaggTCACCAACTGCAGCCTTATTATGATTTTGCTTATGTACAACACCAGTTTCTCATGACAACAACAAcgctagaagaagaaaatgttggCGTTACTCAACATGAAGAACAAGAGCTGAGtctgcctcctcctcctcctccgcaagGTTATGAAGATTCAAGATCCAAGATGGCCATGACTCGCTTGAGCAACGACAACAGCACCCAGGAAGACTTGCTTGATATGTCTGACGAGGACAAGTTCTTTGACGTTGATGCATTATTcagtaatgaagaagaagaagatg ATATGGACAAAGGCCACTACTTGTGTGGACCTCAACACAATGtatga
- the LOC104781554 gene encoding ribosomal lysine N-methyltransferase 3-like isoform X1, protein MFYSNIINPFSFINRRRCCLSYRTLILFPSGEFIRDHQSIMATSRRLRGFKRWMKANGVDCSDALNLVDDENDGVSVRASCDLKEGDVVANISKPACLTIKTSGAREIIKSAGLDGSLGLSVALMYERSLGEESPWAGYLQILPSQEDLPLVWSLQDLDSLLSGTELHKVVKEDHVLICEDWEENILPLTSSLPQKVDPDSFGIKEYLAAKSLIASRSFQIDDYHGSGMVPLADLFNHKTGAEDVHFTAESSHSESDTEADESDNGDAVNEATDGDEPSSKSSSSPDQSFEEVPGENTDDEANEEEEEEENSAMLQDDASGLKMIMVKDVAAGAEVFNTYGLMGNAALLHRYGFTEPDNPYDIVNIDLELVTEWSSSSFTSRYTRARLALWRKLGYTGCESQNSEYFEVSSTGEPQTELLILLYILLLPDDAYNKLDLAISTKASLSKEGRVSSPSSPYELTIGKHKFKLGESENDVLLTDGVCEALLTIVDKRESLYGSSTSLEDDIAGLKACCLPKDRRLYHSLVLRVSERRILKQVRSYVRTKANELSGRKRRKKMVSES, encoded by the exons ATGTTTTACAGTAACATCATAAACCCTTTCTCATTCATCAACCGCCGTCGTTGTTGTCTATCTTACCGGACGTTGATTTTGTTCCCCTCCGGCGAGTTCATTAGAGATCACCAATCAATCATGGccacaag CAGGAGGTTAAGAGGATTCAAGAGATGGATGAAAGCTAACGGAGTTGATTGCAGCGACGCTCTCAACCTTGTAGACGACGAAAACGATGGTGTCTCCGTGAGAGCATCCTGCGATCTGAAAGAAGGAGACGTTGTCGCCAATATCTCGAAACCTGCTTGTCTCACAATCAAAACGAGTGGAGCTCGTGAGATTATCAAATCCGCTGGTTTAGATGGAAGTTTAGGTCTCTCTGTAGCTCTCATGTACGAGAGAAGCTTAGGTGAAGAATCACCTTGGGCTGGTTACCTTCAGATTCTTCCTAGTCAAGAGGATTTGCCTCTAGTTTGGTCTCTTCAAGACTTGGATTCTCTCTTATCTGGAACTGAGCTTCACAAG GTGGTGAAGGAAGATCATGTTCTTATATGTGAGGATTGGGAAGAAAACATTTTGCCACTTACCTCTTCACTGCCTCAGAAGGTGGATCCTGATTCCTTTGGGATTAAAGAGTATCTTGCGGCTAAGAGTCTAATTGCTTCACGGTCTTTCCAGATTGATGATTACCATGGATCCGGGATGGTTCCTCTTGCAGATCT CTTCAATCATAAAACTGGGGCAGAAGACGTTCATTTTACTGCTGAATCATCTCACAGTGAATCCGATACTGAAGCTGATGAATCTGACAATGGTGATGCTGTAAATGAGGCCACCGATGGAGACGAGCCTTCCAGTAAAAGTTCTTCCTCGCCTGACCAATCTTTTGAGGAAGTTCCTGGTGAAAACACTGACGACGAAgccaacgaagaagaagaagaagaagagaactctGCAATGTTGCAAGATGATGCATCCGGTTTAAAAATGATTATGGTGAAGGATGTTGCAGCTGGAGCTGAg GTATTCAACACATACGGTTTGATGGGTAACGCTGCGTTACTCCACAGGTACGGATTTACAGAACCTGATAATCCCTACGACATAGTAAACATAGATCTAGAATTAGTAACGGAATGGAGCTCATCCTCATTCACAAGCCGGTACACTCGAGCTAGACTCGCCCTGTGGAGAAAACTAGGTTACACAGGATGCGAGAGCCAAAACTCTGAATACTTTGAAGTTTCTTCAACCGGAGAACCCCAAACCGAGCTCCTGATCCTACTCTACATACTGCTCTTACCAGACGACGCATACAATAAACTGGATTTAGCTATATCAACAAAAGCAagtctctcaaaagaaggaagagtatcttctccctcttctcctTATGAGTTAACAATTGGGAAACACAAGTTCAAGCTTGGAGAAAGTGAAAACGATGTTCTTCTCACAGACGGTGTTTGTGAAGCTCTTCTTACTATTGTGGATAAGCGAGAGAGCCTATACGGATCATCGACTTCTTTGGAAGATGACATTGCTGGACTCAAAGCTTGTTGTCTTCCTAAAGACAGGAGACTATATCATTCGCTTGTGTTGCGTGTGAGTGAGAGGAGGATTCTGAAGCAGGTCAGGAGCTACGTCCGTACAAAGGCCAATGAGTTATCCGGCCGAAAGCGCCGCAAGAAGATGGTTTCAGAATCCTAG
- the LOC104781554 gene encoding ribosomal lysine N-methyltransferase 3-like isoform X2 produces MATRRLRGFKRWMKANGVDCSDALNLVDDENDGVSVRASCDLKEGDVVANISKPACLTIKTSGAREIIKSAGLDGSLGLSVALMYERSLGEESPWAGYLQILPSQEDLPLVWSLQDLDSLLSGTELHKVVKEDHVLICEDWEENILPLTSSLPQKVDPDSFGIKEYLAAKSLIASRSFQIDDYHGSGMVPLADLFNHKTGAEDVHFTAESSHSESDTEADESDNGDAVNEATDGDEPSSKSSSSPDQSFEEVPGENTDDEANEEEEEEENSAMLQDDASGLKMIMVKDVAAGAEVFNTYGLMGNAALLHRYGFTEPDNPYDIVNIDLELVTEWSSSSFTSRYTRARLALWRKLGYTGCESQNSEYFEVSSTGEPQTELLILLYILLLPDDAYNKLDLAISTKASLSKEGRVSSPSSPYELTIGKHKFKLGESENDVLLTDGVCEALLTIVDKRESLYGSSTSLEDDIAGLKACCLPKDRRLYHSLVLRVSERRILKQVRSYVRTKANELSGRKRRKKMVSES; encoded by the exons ATGGccacaag GAGGTTAAGAGGATTCAAGAGATGGATGAAAGCTAACGGAGTTGATTGCAGCGACGCTCTCAACCTTGTAGACGACGAAAACGATGGTGTCTCCGTGAGAGCATCCTGCGATCTGAAAGAAGGAGACGTTGTCGCCAATATCTCGAAACCTGCTTGTCTCACAATCAAAACGAGTGGAGCTCGTGAGATTATCAAATCCGCTGGTTTAGATGGAAGTTTAGGTCTCTCTGTAGCTCTCATGTACGAGAGAAGCTTAGGTGAAGAATCACCTTGGGCTGGTTACCTTCAGATTCTTCCTAGTCAAGAGGATTTGCCTCTAGTTTGGTCTCTTCAAGACTTGGATTCTCTCTTATCTGGAACTGAGCTTCACAAG GTGGTGAAGGAAGATCATGTTCTTATATGTGAGGATTGGGAAGAAAACATTTTGCCACTTACCTCTTCACTGCCTCAGAAGGTGGATCCTGATTCCTTTGGGATTAAAGAGTATCTTGCGGCTAAGAGTCTAATTGCTTCACGGTCTTTCCAGATTGATGATTACCATGGATCCGGGATGGTTCCTCTTGCAGATCT CTTCAATCATAAAACTGGGGCAGAAGACGTTCATTTTACTGCTGAATCATCTCACAGTGAATCCGATACTGAAGCTGATGAATCTGACAATGGTGATGCTGTAAATGAGGCCACCGATGGAGACGAGCCTTCCAGTAAAAGTTCTTCCTCGCCTGACCAATCTTTTGAGGAAGTTCCTGGTGAAAACACTGACGACGAAgccaacgaagaagaagaagaagaagagaactctGCAATGTTGCAAGATGATGCATCCGGTTTAAAAATGATTATGGTGAAGGATGTTGCAGCTGGAGCTGAg GTATTCAACACATACGGTTTGATGGGTAACGCTGCGTTACTCCACAGGTACGGATTTACAGAACCTGATAATCCCTACGACATAGTAAACATAGATCTAGAATTAGTAACGGAATGGAGCTCATCCTCATTCACAAGCCGGTACACTCGAGCTAGACTCGCCCTGTGGAGAAAACTAGGTTACACAGGATGCGAGAGCCAAAACTCTGAATACTTTGAAGTTTCTTCAACCGGAGAACCCCAAACCGAGCTCCTGATCCTACTCTACATACTGCTCTTACCAGACGACGCATACAATAAACTGGATTTAGCTATATCAACAAAAGCAagtctctcaaaagaaggaagagtatcttctccctcttctcctTATGAGTTAACAATTGGGAAACACAAGTTCAAGCTTGGAGAAAGTGAAAACGATGTTCTTCTCACAGACGGTGTTTGTGAAGCTCTTCTTACTATTGTGGATAAGCGAGAGAGCCTATACGGATCATCGACTTCTTTGGAAGATGACATTGCTGGACTCAAAGCTTGTTGTCTTCCTAAAGACAGGAGACTATATCATTCGCTTGTGTTGCGTGTGAGTGAGAGGAGGATTCTGAAGCAGGTCAGGAGCTACGTCCGTACAAAGGCCAATGAGTTATCCGGCCGAAAGCGCCGCAAGAAGATGGTTTCAGAATCCTAG
- the LOC104781553 gene encoding probable E3 ubiquitin-protein ligase RHC1A has product MSSVRNTHWCHRCQRAVWLRARDAVCSYCGGGFVEEIDLGPSSPFDMLRAHRDVDRDPTFDLMEAFSAFMRTRLAERSYEREITGRLGGSAGSESFSNLAPLLIFGGQAPFRLAGGDNNNHSVEAFVNGAAPGIGITRGTNAGDYFFGPGLEELIEQLSSGTHHRGPPPAPKSSIDALPTIKITQKHLKSSDSHCPVCKDEFELKAEAKQMPCNHIYHSDCIVPWLVQHNSCPVCRKELPSRGSSSSTQSSQNRSTSGRENNRRRNIFSNLWPFRSSSSSSGQNRRDTNNTATAEEGHYHHHHQQQQQQHQHQHQHHQQQSHMGYSGWPFDY; this is encoded by the coding sequence atgtcAAGTGTTCGTAATACTCATTGGTGTCACAGATGTCAGCGTGCTGTTTGGCTTCGAGCTCGAGATGCTGTTTGTTCATATTGTGGAGGAGGTTTTGTTGAGGAAATCGATCTTGGACCGAGTAGTCCCTTTGATATGCTAAGAGCTCACAGGGATGTTGACCGTGATCCAACCTTTGATCTCATGGAAGCTTTCTCTGCCTTTATGAGAACCCGCTTAGCTGAAAGAAGCTATGAACGAGAAATCACCGGAAGACTTGGTGGCTCTGCGGGTTCTGAAAGTTTTTCAAACTTAGCTCCTCTATTAATCTTTGGTGGTCAAGCTCCCTTTAGATTGGCTGGTGgagataataataatcattCAGTTGAAGCTTTTGTCAATGGTGCAGCACCTGGAATTGGTATCACACGTGGCACCAACGCTGGAGACTATTTCTTCGGACCTGGTCTTGAAGAACTGATCGAACAGCTTTCATCGGGAACTCATCATCGAGGCCCACCACCAGcaccaaaatcatcaattgatgCATTGCCAACCATCAAGATCACACAGAAGCATCTCAAGTCATCAGACTCTCACTGCCCGGTTTGCAAGGACGAGTTTGAACTGAAAGCAGAAGCAAAACAGATGCCGTGTAACCACATCTATCATTCTGACTGCATTGTCCCGTGGCTGGTTCAGCATAACTCATGCCCAGTCTGCCGTAAAGAGTTACCATCAAGAGGATCTTCTTCGAGCACACAGAGTAGTCAGAACAGAAGCACCAGTGGAAGAGAAAACAACAGAAGAAGGAATATTTTCTCTAACCTCTGGCCATTCCGCTCGTCTAGCTCAAGCTCGGGTCAAAACCGTAGAGACACAAACAACACAGCGACTGCAGAAGAAGggcactatcatcatcatcaccagcagcaacagcaacaacatcaacatcagcatcaacatcatcaacaacagtCCCATATGGGTTACAGTGGATGGCCTTTTGACTACTAA
- the LOC104781555 gene encoding uncharacterized protein LOC104781555, with the protein MGKNTDEEQNLPVSDGAATARNNNGGGINSCCCCCVRISRYFSLRCVLILAFSAAVFLSALFWLPPFLGLADRGDLDLDPRFKDHRIVASFDVGKPVSFMEDNLLQLENDITDEISFPMTKVVVLALERLGDLNRTMVIFAIDPEKEHSKIPAEIESLIKAAFETLVQKQLSFRLTESLFGEPFFFEVLKFPGGITVIPPQPIFPLQKAQLLFNFTLNFSIYQIQTNFEELTSQLKKGINLAPYENLYITLSNSRGSTVAPPTIVHSSVLLTFGSSSRLKQLAQTITGSHSKNLGLNHTVFGKVKQVRLSSILPHSPARSSSPSPSPQPETHEHHHHHPHPHHHHYHHHELAPEPSPSPPTKGLAPASAPTKHKHSPLPPGKPPCPYEQRRPKGNNALNHHTAPPTPAPHRSQPQQHPHPPAPNPTPPRHHVIPVSSPLPHVVFTHIPPPSKSSPESEPTREQTLSPAPTPSSASIGPTFKKASSLLVVVAVVIICL; encoded by the exons atgggGAAGAATACTGACGAAGAGCAGAATCTTCCTGTGAGCGACGGAGCTGCTACGGCTAGGAATAATAACGGAGGAGGAATAAACTCATGTTGTTGCTGCTGCGTTCGGATCTCTAGATACTTTAGTCTCAGATGCGTTTTGATTCTTGCTTTCTCCGCTGCTGTGTTTCTCTCCGCCTTGTTTTGGTTACCTCCATTCCTCGGTTTAGCAGATCGAGGTGATCTAGATCTCGATCCACGGTTTAAAG aTCACCGAATAGTGGCGAGTTTTGATGTTGGAAAACCAGTTTCGTTCATGGAAGACAATTTGTTGCAGCTTGAGAACGATATCACCGATGAAATAAGCTTTCCCATGACCAAA GTTGTGGTATTAGCACTTGAACGCTTGGGCGATCTTAACAGAACAATGGTTATTTTTGCCATTGATCCTGAGAAGGAGCATTCTAAGATACCTGCTGAAATTGAGAGTCTGATCAAGGCAGCTTTTGAAACTCTTGTTCAAAAGCAGTTGTCTTTCCGCCTGACTGAATCCTTGTTTGGGGAACCATTCTTTTTTGAAGTGCTAAAATTCCCTGGAGGTATCACTGTGATCCCTCCCCAGCCTATATTTCCCCTGCAGAAGGCGCAACTTCTCTTCAACTTCACATTGAACTTTTCGATTTACCAAATTCAAACAAACTTTGAGGAACTCACTAGCCAGCTGAAGAAGGGTATTAATCTGGCTCCCTATGAG AACTTGTACATAACTTTGTCAAATTCCAGAGGTTCAACAGTAGCGCCGCCTACAATAGTTCATTCCTCTGTTCTGCTCACATTTGGTTCTTCTTCGAGGTTGAAGCAACTTGCTCAAACAATCACTGGCTCCCATTCCAAAAATCTGGGCCTAAACCACACCGTATTTGGTAAAGTTAAGCAAGTCCGTCTTTCCTCGATCTTACCACACTCACCCGCCAGATCATCATCCCCTTCCCCTTCTCCACAGCCTGAAACCCACGaacaccaccaccatcatcctcatccccatcatcatcattaccacCATCATGAACTTGCTCCAGAACCTTCACCATCACCTCCGACTAAAGGCCTTGCACCTGCATCAGCaccaaccaaacacaaacactcACCTTTACCCCCGGGAAAGCCGCCTTGCCCTTATGAGCAGAGGAGACCAAAAGGAAACAATGCTCTGAACCATCATACTGCACCACCAACGCCTGCACCACACCGGTCTCAGCCACAGCAACACCCACACCCACCAGCACCAAACCCTACCCCGCCACGTCATCATGTCATCCCAGTATCTAGTCCACTTCCCCACGTTGTATTTACTCATATCCCACCTCCATCAAAAAGCAGCCCAGAATCAGAACCAACCAGAGAACAAACTCTCTCACCTGCTCCAACTCCAT CTTCGGCGAGCATTGGTCCAACCTTCAAAAAGGCATCATCGCTCCTTGTAGTAGTAGCCGTTGTTATCATCTGtctgtaa
- the LOC104781556 gene encoding phosphatidylinositol 4-kinase gamma 8-like has protein sequence MNCMAVALGPLTERYPQFSRSSQRCRLQSLTNLDFNFLDFNTEQTSTHSHSLDHRSISTPCFSISSNNLDGSSAAPRVEILGGQRVPTIRALVAEVTIAMVSGAQPLLLPSGLGGAYLLQTENGRSIAVAKPVDEEPLAFNNPKGGSGGLMLGQLGVKRSIRVGETGIRELAAYLLDHQGFSGVPPTALVRISHVPFHVSDSDQAANKVASLQRFVGHDFDAGELGSGSFTVASVHRIGILDVRVLNLDRHAGNMLVKKLQDQDESTCCNRVGAAELVPIHHGLCLPERLEDPYFEWLNWPQASVPFTDTELQYISNLDPFKDAELLRTELVGSMQESSLRVIIVCTIFLKQAAAAGLCLAEIGEKMTRDICRGEESSSVLEILCNKAKESVSCGTDDDDDYTSECNEVEAELECGIFQFDDEFECKELPDMLHVPLFTRVPSIAANLSALMRCPPNQWITTYDKVLANIANDTNREEDRRDRSILRSKSHPVCVNHDEKEGVYFGDMSADEWEMFLHSFRMLLPEALEGSTSKGPKPRLGSSCKF, from the coding sequence ATGAACTGTATGGCCGTGGCTCTCGGTCCACTAACCGAACGGTACCCGCAGTTTAGCCGATCTTCACAAAGATGCAGACTCCAATCTTTAACCAACCTCGACTTTAACTTTCTTGATTTCAACACTGAACAAACCAGTACTCACTCACACTCCTTGGACCACCGAAGCATCTCTACTCCATGCTTCTCCATATCCAGTAATAATCTAGATGGCTCTTCTGCTGCTCCGCGCGTTGAGATTCTCGGTGGTCAAAGAGTCCCCACTATACGCGCCCTTGTAGCTGAAGTAACCATAGCTATGGTTTCTGGAGCTCAGCCTTTGCTTTTACCAAGTGGTTTAGGAGGTGCTTATCTCTTGCAAACCGAAAATGGTCGCAGCATTGCAGTTGCAAAGCCAGTTGATGAAGAGCCCTTAGCTTTCAACAATCCTAAAGGAGGATCTGGAGGTTTGATGCTCGGACAACTAGGTGTGAAACGGTCAATACGTGTTGGTGAAACAGGAATCCGGGAATTGGCTGCTTACCTTTTAGACCATCAAGGCTTTTCCGGGGTTCCGCCAACGGCATTGGTCAGAATCTCGCATGTTCCCTTCCATGTCAGTGATAGTGATCAGGCCGCCAATAAAGTTGCCTCTTTGCAACGATTTGTGGGTCATGATTTTGATGCTGGAGAGCTTGGATCAGGAAGCTTTACGGTTGCATCGGTCCATAGGATTGGTATACTTGATGTGAGAGTCTTGAACCTTGACAGACACGCTGGGAACATGTTAGTGAAAAAGCTACAAGACCAAGATGAGAGTACTTGTTGTAACAGAGTTGGAGCGGCAGAGCTCGTGCCTATACATCATGGTCTTTGCCTACCTGAACGCCTTGAAGATCCTTATTTCGAATGGCTTAACTGGCCTCAAGCTTCGGTTCCATTCACCGACACTGAGCTTCagtatatatcaaatttagacCCTTTCAAAGACGCAGAGCTTTTGAGAACCGAGCTAGTAGGCTCTATGCAAGAGTCTTCCTTGCGGGTTATTATCGTCTGCACCATATTCTTGAAACAAGCTGCTGCTGCAGGGCTTTGCCTTGCAGAGATAGGCGAGAAGATGACTCGGGACATCTGCAGAGGGGAAGAGAGTTCTAGTGTGTTGGAGATTCTTTGcaacaaagcaaaagaaagcgTGAGTTGTGGAactgacgatgatgatgattatactAGTGAATGCAATGAAGTAGAAGCAGAGCTTGAGTGTGGAATTTTTCAGTTTGACGATGAATTTGAGTGCAAAGAGCTTCCAGATATGTTACATGTGCCTTTATTCACAAGAGTTCCATCCATTGCTGCAAATCTATCTGCTCTCATGCGGTGTCCACCAAACCAGTGGATTACTACATATGATAAAGTACTGGCCAATATTGCAAATGACACGAACAGAGAAGAGGACAGGAGAGATAGGAGTATCTTGAGGAGCAAGAGCCACCCGGTCTGTGTGAATCACGACGAGAAAGAAGGTGTTTATTTTGGGGACATGAGTGCAGATGAATGGGAGATGTTCTTGCATAGTTTCCGGATGCTTTTGCCTGAAGCACTTGAAGGTTCAACAAGCAAAGGACCAAAACCAAGATTAGGATCTTCCTGCAAATTCTGA